The Gadus macrocephalus chromosome 1, ASM3116895v1 DNA window cctaaccctaaacctaacctaggtttaggtttagggttaggttaaggcttaacctaaccctaaccctaaccccttaaccAACCCGGTTGTAACAGTTTATACAATATTTGTAAAGTGAGTCGACATTTGCCGGGAAACTGTTATTTTTGAGCCACTTGCTCACTTTATGTCTGTTTGGATATTTTACAAGAATTCCTGAGATTAAGAGTGCTGTGAAGAAGCTTTGTTGAAACCTCACTTCTTCACAAACACTTTTCATTGATATCGACTGGTTATCTTAATTATAAAACCTTACATGGCTGGGCTTCCATGTTTTTGGCCAAAAGTAGCTCATTTTCTTTTCCTCTCAGGAATTCGCATTTTAAATCAATGGTCAAATGTTTGTGGTGACAACTGCAATAGGACGTGAAGCAGTTCTTATTCCATTTCTTAGGCAGAACACGATGCACCGCAGGACtgctccaccaccaaccccacccccccacctccagcccAGTCCCAGGAACCCCCCGGCTGCTCTGGGGTGGAGGGGCCACCCAGCAAGGAGGGCCGACAACCCCTGCATGTTTAGCAAGCAGTGTGTGATCTTGGGTTTCTACGTCCAGGTGTTTGGTCCTGTACTCTGGCGTGCACACTCATGCTGGCTTTCATTGGTAGTTTGTACTTGGGTTGTAGCATCCTTCTCTCTGTATAATAAAGAGCATCTATAAAGTCGCCAGCAGAAGTCCCCATGAGACCCCTCAATGAGAGTGACGTCCTCCGTGAGAGTATTGGCACCGAGCCGCTCTTTATGGCCGCTCAGTTACAGCACCGAGCGGCTCGCTGCTGTAACTGAGCGGCTCCGTGTCAGCACGGAGCCGCTCAGGAGCCATGTTCAGGCACCCCCGCTCCCAGCGAGCTGTGGTCCCTAGCGGCCCCTCTGGATTATAATGCTGTGAGGAACCGTGCATTGTGGGAGTCTCAATGATTGTTCAAACAATTCATCAGtcaatgtttacatttacaGCCATATACTGCCAATAGCAAAGAGTCTTGGGAAAATAAAATTTGCCTCAAATTACACCCATtttattatatctatatatataatgataatatatatatatatttgtttaataacaatatatatatatatatatatgtatatatttatatatatatatatatatatatatatatatatgtatgtatatatatataattaggtgagtgctgcaagcAGTGCTCAACTTTTGTTAGTCTTTACCTGACGTTAACCAgatgcagaaccaaaacaggttcacgactgttTCGAAGCGATTGCTTAGTCTTTACGTGGAACAATAACGAAGCCTTAAGAGTGGTGGGCATTGAAATGAAAGGCTGCTCTTGTAGTTGAGGGGCGTTAGGGGTGCGAAACTGCCAATTAAAGAAAATGACTAAGCGATTGGAAATATGATTGTTATATATCGGGCCTTTGTGAGTTTGGACCCCCGTTTATatagaagctaaatgctaacgTGCTTGAAAACTATCTTTCAATGTCATGCTATCTCCACAAACCAAGTTATATGAAAGACCCCACGGCGTCCAGTACAGGCCTTTCACTTTGCTGCCAGTAGATTACTCATATAGTAGTAGATTAGTCATATATCAGCGGCATGCTGTATGCTAAGATTACAGCAAGCTAGCTGTATGTATATGATTGTGGGGAACCTGCTGAAAAGTTTTACAGTGTGCTcaatcattattatttaatgCCACTCAATCACATATTTAAAGTTTCATTCTGCTTTGCTTTGGGGACAATGGCCCATTTTCTCGTTTTGGGTTTTAACGAGGAAATGGAAAATGTGCAAGACATCTAACCAAAAATGGGCCGTTTCTTCCATTTGTTTCCACTTGACTTCCAGAGTCAATTGGCATTCAACAATATGCCCACTGTCTGATAACGGAAAACAATATGGGCCAGTGAATGTAGAGAAAACATAACAATTTAGTAACTGGCCCCAAACACATAACCTGACCATGCATGGTTTACAGGGAAAGCCATAAACAATGGCAGCATTTTGAACAATATCGGGCAATAACTGGAATGTGCACTTGATTCAATACAAAACTATTCAATGTTTGATCAACCATGTTGGGGACACAGCTTAGCTTATTGATGGTTAAATTGGATCTCACCCATCAGACACCCGGCTGTGAGATTCTCTCAAGGATGCCATAGGAAATTGCATTATAAaactataaaatatatatccaAGTCTGTATCATAAGCTCAATAATAAAACAAGCAAATTCAGCTCCCATTCACAAGGCTGGTGTGCAGATCGGTCTTGACAGTGACTCGAATTTTCATAATTGCTATCCAATCTTTATGTTTTCCGGTGACTCGCAACCGTAAACAGGAAGTAGAGGAGCCAAACTCCATCTCCAGAGCCTTCTTCTCAAACATTCCATTGTTCATGATCCCCAATGGCCGGAAGTCCTTGCAGCTCTTCTCCCCCCTCACTGTGGTCTCAACGTTCTGGCCCAGCTCCACCACAGCAAAAAGTAGGACGTCCTTCCCTTCAAAGCCCGTCACCACCCTCACACTGGTCACCACGGCCGGCGCTCTGAGGACCACCGTCAGATAGCTTCCAAGCACCGGTGTGCGCCCCCAGAAGTacccctcccctgcctcccACGCCAGCCGGGGCACGTGGTCCTTGTACACGGATATATCGCTGTACACGTCGGCCACAGGGTTGGAGTAGACATCCTTCTCGAAGGACATGTCCTTCAGCGGGTTGGCGTTGCCCttgaaggaggagaaggcccCAATGTGCTGAAACAGGGAGGGCTTGATAAGGATCTGCTCCTTCTGGACCAACAGCTCGCGGAAGTGAGTGAGCAGCCAATCGCAGGGCATCTCCTGGTAAAACAGGAAGAGAAAGCGGGCCAGGAGGGGTAGGTCTGCCGCTTTGTAGAGCTTCCCGATGTAGCCCAGGCTGGAGAACTCCAGCAGGGCCCAGTGGACCGCCTGGCGCTCCTGGATGCTCTTGTGGATGGTGGAGAGGAAGCTGTGGGCGGAGATGACGTCGTCCTCCAGCTGGAGGTAGTAGGTGGCCTGGCTGCTGCTGTAGTGCATCAGGAACGAGTAGTCCACGTTCTGCTTGGAGCGGAAGGACACTCGCTCCGGAGCGTCGTTGTAGTTCCTCTTCAGGACTGCAGGAGAAGATGGGCGGGGGGCAAGGTCAGACTGAGCAGGGGACTTGTGTCACGTAAGGTGCTCACTGTGGTCTGGGGCCCCCGCTATGTTACTCTGTGGTCTGGGgccccctctatgttactcagTGGTCCCAGTATATGTTACTCTGTGGTCTGGGgccccctctatgttactctgtggtctggggccccctctatgttactcagTGGTCCCAGTATATGTAGCTCTGTAGTCTGGGgccccctctatgttactctgtGGTCTGGGGCCCCCTCGATGTTACTCAGTGGTCCCAGTATATGTTACTCTGTGGTCTGGGgccccctctatgttactctgtggtctggggccccctctatgttactctgtggtctggggccccctctatgttactctgtGGTCTGGGcccccctctatgttactcagTGGTCCCAGTATATGTTACTCTGTGGTCTGGGgccccctctatgttactctgtGGTCTGGGcccccctctatgttactctgtggtctggggccccctctatgttactcagTGGTTCCAGTATATGTAGCTCTGTGGTCTGGGGCCCCCTTCAATGTTACTCTGGGCCAGCACCTGTATGCATGCATTGTTACAACAGATCTGTACCTGTAAGGGGTGGGTAGAACTGCGGCGGTACGTGTATCACTAGAAGCTGGCCCTTGTCCAACtcggaggggtgggcagctctGATCTCGTCCAGCGTCGCCCCTCGCCACACAGGGTCAAATTCAGcaagcagcaccaccaccaccatggagGCCCTCTCTGTGGAGGACGACTGGGAGAAGAGGGAAGCCAGGGTCGGCAGGAGGTAGCTGcccttcttcctcttcaccgACGCCAGACCGATCGTAAGGAACCCTGGACAGGAGGTGTAGAGGCTCGgcatggatttgtgtgtgtgtttgtgtgggggttaAACATGAATGCACTCACTCTCGATGTAGCCTTCACTAAGAAAAAATATTGCTAATTACCTATTTTATTTTCGACAATTACACAATACAATTTCTTTACAACAATTACAAACCAATCTTCGGATGTCGATTTCAAGTCAATAAATTcccgttgtctctctctctctctctctctctctctctctctctctctctctctctctctctctctctctctctctctctctctctctctctctctctctctctctctctctctctctctgtgtgataAAGAAGTAAAAAATACTTGTTATTGTATAGTTGGTTCTGTTTTTCTGAAAAGCTGAAGCTAACTTAGTGAGAGTCAATGGCTGCCGTTTCATGAGTAGCTCAACTTCCCCTCGTTGCCCTTCAGCCCTTGGTAGAAGGTCACAGCAGCGCTGCGCGGTGGCCACTTGGACAGCAGAGGAGCTGCGGGGCTTGACCTCGTACACCTTCAGTGTTCAGAGTTTTACCCACCAGCTCAGCATGGATGTATTTTCTCGCACCAAATACAACTGCAATGCCGTGAGGGTGATCTCCACCTTTGGAGGGGCCGTGGTGGTCCACTtggagggggatggaggggggtcTCTCCCTGTGGAGGGGACCCCTATGTATGAGTCTTTAAGAATTTCTGATTTGTAAAAAGCGGTATAGCCCTCAGCCTGCAATTGGCTAGCCTGTTATCACCCAAAATTCCTCTGCACGCAATCGGAAAGGCCtgcaccaatcagagcaacgaaaCGGGGGACGCAGCACTAAGCCACGGATATATTGTAAACAGACAAGCAGAGGAATCGGCACGCCGGTCTGCatcagccatctttgttgttgttgttaaaatGCCTCTCCAGTGCTCCTCTGGCCCGTCGTCAGATTGACCCCGCCTCACTTTAGACAAACGGTTGGGGTTGGTCGGTCTATCTCGCACCACCAGGCAGGAATATTTTTGTATGGGAGGGCATCCAGACCAAATGAAGCGTGAGCTGGTGAGACTGGTCTGGTTCCCATTAAGTGGTGCGGGATccaggattgtgtgtgtgtgtgtgtgtgtgtgtgtctcacgctGTTTGATTGCGGGCACTCCAGCCAGCAACAGGTAGGACACGTTGATCGGCAGGTAGTTTCCCCCGTCTACCCAGGATGCACTAGCGCCCTCGCTCTTGGCGAGGGGCCAGGTCAGCTCTGACGCGCTCTCACCCGGTCGCTGTGGAGCCAGCAATACAAATAACAAATGAGAGAAAAAATGCATAAATTGTGCACGCAAGCACTCAACCCCTGGCTGTGTTTTGCAGGGAATAATTTCTAAGTTCAGTTATATTTGACTTGTGGCTTACTACAGGGAGTCATTTTTGAATTCAAATAAGGaagtaaagtaaataaatacCCTATCCATCCCCTTGGGGAAATTCACGTTTCCAGTAGCAACAGACTGTACAGTACGTTGAGgaacaacaaaatgacaataaaagtaaacaaaataagTCAATAAAAGTAAATAGAAAGTGAGCAATATAGCACATATTTAAAAATTCCTTATaaaaaaggttaaataaaattggttttaagtagACATTCATTGTCTCCATTCACTGGAGACAATGTGCGCTCACCGTCAGTAGGAGGTCAGACCGGCCCAGGAGGTAGACGGTGAGCAGCAGGAGGGACCCAACCAACACCTTAGTCAAAGAACACCGCATGTCCTCCTGAGAACTACCTGTACGCTcatacacgcacgcgcgcacccacacacccacacacccacacacacacacacacacagtgacttgGGTAGTTAGTGTTTAACTCAGTCAGCAATGCAGAAAATAATAGTTGATTTAATCCTGTAAATATATGTTTCAGGAAGAATAGACAACAGTGAGGGCCGAGGTGTGTTAGAGAGCACTGGAAGATTCCCTATAGTATTGACAAACAATTGT harbors:
- the LOC132460885 gene encoding alpha-1,3-mannosyl-glycoprotein 4-beta-N-acetylglucosaminyltransferase C-like, with the protein product MRCSLTKVLVGSLLLLTVYLLGRSDLLLTRPGESASELTWPLAKSEGASASWVDGGNYLPINVSYLLLAGVPAIKQRFLTIGLASVKRKKGSYLLPTLASLFSQSSSTERASMVVVVLLAEFDPVWRGATLDEIRAAHPSELDKGQLLVIHVPPQFYPPLTVLKRNYNDAPERVSFRSKQNVDYSFLMHYSSSQATYYLQLEDDVISAHSFLSTIHKSIQERQAVHWALLEFSSLGYIGKLYKAADLPLLARFLFLFYQEMPCDWLLTHFRELLVQKEQILIKPSLFQHIGAFSSFKGNANPLKDMSFEKDVYSNPVADVYSDISVYKDHVPRLAWEAGEGYFWGRTPVLGSYLTVVLRAPAVVTSVRVVTGFEGKDVLLFAVVELGQNVETTVRGEKSCKDFRPLGIMNNGMFEKKALEMEFGSSTSCLRLRVTGKHKDWIAIMKIRVTVKTDLHTSLVNGS